A portion of the Punica granatum isolate Tunisia-2019 chromosome 7, ASM765513v2, whole genome shotgun sequence genome contains these proteins:
- the LOC116214037 gene encoding universal stress protein PHOS32-like isoform X3, which produces MYGRTIVQGTKSPCFFPIFHCQLRPSVSGQFLSRSQFPSMRTLDSDQSQQPPDAVRANPSSAPHRKIGVAVDLSDESAYAVSWAVQQYLRPGDSVVLLHVSPTSVPYGADWGPLPHLPATPSSEEDLQKSQDDFDAFTISKAADLAKPLRDAQVPYKIHIVKDHDMKERLCLEVERLGLSALIMGSRGFGAAMRGNDGRLGSVSDYCVHHSLCPVIVVRYPDDNEGSDPVVAVNEPLVEVEVEEDENDEVGGNSHGKEDDAKGKDI; this is translated from the exons ATGTACGGACGGACAATCGTACAGGGTACAAAGTCGCCGTGCTTTTTTCCGATCTTCCATTGCCAGCTTCGCCCATCCGTTTCTGGCCAGTTCCTTTCCCGTTCGCAGTTCCCGAGCATGCGCACCCTGGACTCTGACCAAAGCCAACAACCTCCCGACGCCGTCAGAGCCAACCCCTCATCCGCCCCGCACCGCAAGATCGGGGTGGCCGTCGACCTGTCGGACGAGAGCGCCTACGCCGTCAGCTGGGCCGTGCAGCAGTACCTCCGCCCCGGTGACTCCGTCGTGCTCCTCCACGTCAGCCCGACCTCCGTCCCCTACGGCGCAGACTGGGGCCCGCTCCCCCACCTCCCTGCCaccccctcttcagaagaagATTTGCAGAAGAGCCAGGACGATTTCGACGCCTTCACCATCTCCAAGGCCGCTGACCTCGCCAAACCCTTGAGGGACGCCcag GTACCGTACAAGATTCATATAGTGAAGGACCATGACATGAAGGAGCGCCTCTGCTTGGAGGTGGAGAGGTTGGGGCTGAGTGCTCTAATAATGGGGAGCAGAGGGTTCGGCGCTGCGATGCGTGGTAATGATGGAAGGCTCGGTAGTGTGAGCGATTACTGCGTCCATCACTCTCTTTGCCCTGTCATAGTGGTGAGGTATCCCGATGACAACGAAGGCAGCGATCCTGTTGTGGCAGTAAATGAACCTCtggtggaggtggaggtggaggaggaTGAGAATGATGAGGTTGGGGGAAATTCTCATGGAAAGGAAGACGATGCCAAAGGTAAAG ATATTTAG
- the LOC116214037 gene encoding universal stress protein PHOS32-like isoform X4 produces MYGRTIVQGTKSPCFFPIFHCQLRPSVSGQFLSRSQFPSMRTLDSDQSQQPPDAVRANPSSAPHRKIGVAVDLSDESAYAVSWAVQQYLRPGDSVVLLHVSPTSVPYGADWGPLPHLPATPSSEEDLQKSQDDFDAFTISKAADLAKPLRDAQVPYKIHIVKDHDMKERLCLEVERLGLSALIMGSRGFGAAMRGNDGRLGSVSDYCVHHSLCPVIVVRYPDDNEGSDPVVAVNEPLVEVEVEEDENDEVGGNSHGKEDDAKDI; encoded by the exons ATGTACGGACGGACAATCGTACAGGGTACAAAGTCGCCGTGCTTTTTTCCGATCTTCCATTGCCAGCTTCGCCCATCCGTTTCTGGCCAGTTCCTTTCCCGTTCGCAGTTCCCGAGCATGCGCACCCTGGACTCTGACCAAAGCCAACAACCTCCCGACGCCGTCAGAGCCAACCCCTCATCCGCCCCGCACCGCAAGATCGGGGTGGCCGTCGACCTGTCGGACGAGAGCGCCTACGCCGTCAGCTGGGCCGTGCAGCAGTACCTCCGCCCCGGTGACTCCGTCGTGCTCCTCCACGTCAGCCCGACCTCCGTCCCCTACGGCGCAGACTGGGGCCCGCTCCCCCACCTCCCTGCCaccccctcttcagaagaagATTTGCAGAAGAGCCAGGACGATTTCGACGCCTTCACCATCTCCAAGGCCGCTGACCTCGCCAAACCCTTGAGGGACGCCcag GTACCGTACAAGATTCATATAGTGAAGGACCATGACATGAAGGAGCGCCTCTGCTTGGAGGTGGAGAGGTTGGGGCTGAGTGCTCTAATAATGGGGAGCAGAGGGTTCGGCGCTGCGATGCGTGGTAATGATGGAAGGCTCGGTAGTGTGAGCGATTACTGCGTCCATCACTCTCTTTGCCCTGTCATAGTGGTGAGGTATCCCGATGACAACGAAGGCAGCGATCCTGTTGTGGCAGTAAATGAACCTCtggtggaggtggaggtggaggaggaTGAGAATGATGAGGTTGGGGGAAATTCTCATGGAAAGGAAGACGATGCCAAAG ATATTTAG
- the LOC116214037 gene encoding universal stress protein PHOS32-like isoform X1 — protein sequence MYGRTIVQGTKSPCFFPIFHCQLRPSVSGQFLSRSQFPSMRTLDSDQSQQPPDAVRANPSSAPHRKIGVAVDLSDESAYAVSWAVQQYLRPGDSVVLLHVSPTSVPYGADWGPLPHLPATPSSEEDLQKSQDDFDAFTISKAADLAKPLRDAQVPYKIHIVKDHDMKERLCLEVERLGLSALIMGSRGFGAAMRGNDGRLGSVSDYCVHHSLCPVIVVRYPDDNEGSDPVVAVNEPLVEVEVEEDENDEVGGNSHGKEDDAKGKVPDI from the exons ATGTACGGACGGACAATCGTACAGGGTACAAAGTCGCCGTGCTTTTTTCCGATCTTCCATTGCCAGCTTCGCCCATCCGTTTCTGGCCAGTTCCTTTCCCGTTCGCAGTTCCCGAGCATGCGCACCCTGGACTCTGACCAAAGCCAACAACCTCCCGACGCCGTCAGAGCCAACCCCTCATCCGCCCCGCACCGCAAGATCGGGGTGGCCGTCGACCTGTCGGACGAGAGCGCCTACGCCGTCAGCTGGGCCGTGCAGCAGTACCTCCGCCCCGGTGACTCCGTCGTGCTCCTCCACGTCAGCCCGACCTCCGTCCCCTACGGCGCAGACTGGGGCCCGCTCCCCCACCTCCCTGCCaccccctcttcagaagaagATTTGCAGAAGAGCCAGGACGATTTCGACGCCTTCACCATCTCCAAGGCCGCTGACCTCGCCAAACCCTTGAGGGACGCCcag GTACCGTACAAGATTCATATAGTGAAGGACCATGACATGAAGGAGCGCCTCTGCTTGGAGGTGGAGAGGTTGGGGCTGAGTGCTCTAATAATGGGGAGCAGAGGGTTCGGCGCTGCGATGCGTGGTAATGATGGAAGGCTCGGTAGTGTGAGCGATTACTGCGTCCATCACTCTCTTTGCCCTGTCATAGTGGTGAGGTATCCCGATGACAACGAAGGCAGCGATCCTGTTGTGGCAGTAAATGAACCTCtggtggaggtggaggtggaggaggaTGAGAATGATGAGGTTGGGGGAAATTCTCATGGAAAGGAAGACGATGCCAAAGGTAAAG TTCCAGATATTTAG
- the LOC116214037 gene encoding universal stress protein PHOS32-like isoform X2, whose protein sequence is MYGRTIVQGTKSPCFFPIFHCQLRPSVSGQFLSRSQFPSMRTLDSDQSQQPPDAVRANPSSAPHRKIGVAVDLSDESAYAVSWAVQQYLRPGDSVVLLHVSPTSVPYGADWGPLPHLPATPSSEEDLQKSQDDFDAFTISKAADLAKPLRDAQVPYKIHIVKDHDMKERLCLEVERLGLSALIMGSRGFGAAMRGNDGRLGSVSDYCVHHSLCPVIVVRYPDDNEGSDPVVAVNEPLVEVEVEEDENDEVGGNSHGKEDDAKVPDI, encoded by the exons ATGTACGGACGGACAATCGTACAGGGTACAAAGTCGCCGTGCTTTTTTCCGATCTTCCATTGCCAGCTTCGCCCATCCGTTTCTGGCCAGTTCCTTTCCCGTTCGCAGTTCCCGAGCATGCGCACCCTGGACTCTGACCAAAGCCAACAACCTCCCGACGCCGTCAGAGCCAACCCCTCATCCGCCCCGCACCGCAAGATCGGGGTGGCCGTCGACCTGTCGGACGAGAGCGCCTACGCCGTCAGCTGGGCCGTGCAGCAGTACCTCCGCCCCGGTGACTCCGTCGTGCTCCTCCACGTCAGCCCGACCTCCGTCCCCTACGGCGCAGACTGGGGCCCGCTCCCCCACCTCCCTGCCaccccctcttcagaagaagATTTGCAGAAGAGCCAGGACGATTTCGACGCCTTCACCATCTCCAAGGCCGCTGACCTCGCCAAACCCTTGAGGGACGCCcag GTACCGTACAAGATTCATATAGTGAAGGACCATGACATGAAGGAGCGCCTCTGCTTGGAGGTGGAGAGGTTGGGGCTGAGTGCTCTAATAATGGGGAGCAGAGGGTTCGGCGCTGCGATGCGTGGTAATGATGGAAGGCTCGGTAGTGTGAGCGATTACTGCGTCCATCACTCTCTTTGCCCTGTCATAGTGGTGAGGTATCCCGATGACAACGAAGGCAGCGATCCTGTTGTGGCAGTAAATGAACCTCtggtggaggtggaggtggaggaggaTGAGAATGATGAGGTTGGGGGAAATTCTCATGGAAAGGAAGACGATGCCAAAG TTCCAGATATTTAG
- the LOC116213237 gene encoding uncharacterized protein LOC116213237 isoform X1 translates to MAAPFLLVPTCSSADQEMARNTAPPASEAQIGRPGSAPKPAGRGKRATKPPAQKRPPQRGLGVAQLERLRQQEQWKRMGEMPQHLRSDEFQFQALLDQPPTAAPLAGPPVQYMYPRGYMHPGQLLGVGRGLIGQRIGDFPYGLDRSVGSSYMAETGGSAVVLEPLKELSSMPKQCNPDHCDICRKKRSIVNPRNIVVFDHGVGDHVNNSEQAMMKGRDFLTLNLGNSFGFGGNSLGGRQTTDQDVEVKGVGRKLGNNIAVGAAGAGSSLLMEYEFFPGKSNSGRSAFPQKPCFPTEELHHHQYHHHHHHHHQEAASASAGFAVMKRSGGGDSGERSKDPANSIDLSLKLSY, encoded by the exons ATGGCTGCTCCGTTCCTACTTGTCCCCACATGCTCATCAGCCGACCAGGAAATGGCGAGGAACACGGCCCCACCAGCCTCCGAGGCACAGATAGGCCGACCCGGCTCAGCTCCTAAGCCCGCTGGCAGAGGCAAGAGGGCCACCAAGCCGCCTGCGCAGAAGAGGCCGCCGCAGAGGGGGCTCGGTGTGGCCCAGCTCGAGCGCCTCAGGCAGCAGGAGCAGTGGAAGAGAATGGGCGAAATGCCCCAGCATCTCCGTAGTGACGAATTTCAGTTCCAGGCCCTTCTGGACCAGCCACCGACAGCTGCACCCCTGGCTGGACCTCCGGTGCAGTACATGTATCCCAGGGGGTATATGCATCCCGGTCAGCTTCTCGGTGTGGGACGGGGACTTATTGGTCAAAGGATTGGGGACTTCCCGTATGGGTTGGATCGAAGCGTTGGGAGTTCATATATGGCCGAGACTGGGGGGAGCGCCGTCGTTTTGGAGCCGCTGAAAGAGCTCTCTTCAATGCCAAAGCAGTGCAACCCCGACCATTGTGATATCTGCCGTAAG AAAAGGAGCATCGTCAATCCGAGGAACATCGTGGTCTTCGATCACGGGGTGGGAGATCATGTCAACAACTCGGAGCAGGCGATGATGAAGGGCCGTGACTTCCTCACATTGAATTTGGGGAACAGCTTTGGCTTCGGCGGAAACAGCTTGGGCGGCCGACAAACTACTGATCAG GATGTAGAGGTGAAGGGAGTTGGGCGGAAGCTGGGGAATAATATTGCAGTAGGAGCTGCAGGGGCCGGGAGTAGCCTTTTAATGGAGTATGAGTTCTTCCCAGGAAAGAGTAACAGTGGCAGGAGCGCTTTTCCCCAGAAACCGTGCTTTCCCACAGAGGaacttcatcatcatcaatatcatcaccatcatcatcatcatcatcaagaAGCTGCTTCTGCTTCTGCTGGTTTTGCAGTGATGAAGAGATCAGGTGGTGGTGACAGTGGTGAACGTTCTAAGGATCCGGCCAATTCCATTGATTTATCCCTCAAGCTTTCTTACTGA
- the LOC116213237 gene encoding uncharacterized protein LOC116213237 isoform X2 yields the protein MAAPFLLVPTCSSADQEMARNTAPPASEAQIGRPGSAPKPAGRGKRATKPPAQKRPPQRGLGVAQLERLRQQEQWKRMGEMPQHLRSDEFQFQALLDQPPTAAPLAGPPVQYMYPRGYMHPGQLLGVGRGLIGQRIGDFPYGLDRSVGSSYMAETGGSAVVLEPLKELSSMPKQCNPDHCDICRKKRSIVNPRNIVVFDHGVGDHVNNSEQAMMKGRDFLTLNLGNSFGFGGNSLGGRQTTDQERVTVAGALFPRNRAFPQRNFIIINIITIIIIIIKKLLLLLLVLQ from the exons ATGGCTGCTCCGTTCCTACTTGTCCCCACATGCTCATCAGCCGACCAGGAAATGGCGAGGAACACGGCCCCACCAGCCTCCGAGGCACAGATAGGCCGACCCGGCTCAGCTCCTAAGCCCGCTGGCAGAGGCAAGAGGGCCACCAAGCCGCCTGCGCAGAAGAGGCCGCCGCAGAGGGGGCTCGGTGTGGCCCAGCTCGAGCGCCTCAGGCAGCAGGAGCAGTGGAAGAGAATGGGCGAAATGCCCCAGCATCTCCGTAGTGACGAATTTCAGTTCCAGGCCCTTCTGGACCAGCCACCGACAGCTGCACCCCTGGCTGGACCTCCGGTGCAGTACATGTATCCCAGGGGGTATATGCATCCCGGTCAGCTTCTCGGTGTGGGACGGGGACTTATTGGTCAAAGGATTGGGGACTTCCCGTATGGGTTGGATCGAAGCGTTGGGAGTTCATATATGGCCGAGACTGGGGGGAGCGCCGTCGTTTTGGAGCCGCTGAAAGAGCTCTCTTCAATGCCAAAGCAGTGCAACCCCGACCATTGTGATATCTGCCGTAAG AAAAGGAGCATCGTCAATCCGAGGAACATCGTGGTCTTCGATCACGGGGTGGGAGATCATGTCAACAACTCGGAGCAGGCGATGATGAAGGGCCGTGACTTCCTCACATTGAATTTGGGGAACAGCTTTGGCTTCGGCGGAAACAGCTTGGGCGGCCGACAAACTACTGATCAG GAAAGAGTAACAGTGGCAGGAGCGCTTTTCCCCAGAAACCGTGCTTTCCCACAGAGGaacttcatcatcatcaatatcatcaccatcatcatcatcatcatcaagaAGCTGCTTCTGCTTCTGCTGGTTTTGCAGTGA